The following nucleotide sequence is from Cyclobacteriaceae bacterium.
TCGAATCGGACGCGGTCACAGACCTCGCCCAACATTCCCATATGATAAAGTATATCCAGACGAGCGGGAATATCCAGTATTCGCTACTGGAATGCAAGAATAATCATCCATATTCCTCCAACGAAAGAACCAATTATACCTGTCCAAATCAAAGTATCACTGTAACCATAATCCTTCCGAGATTTAAATTTTGAATTAAGCCTCAGAAAAATCAATGCACATAGAATGAAGAATAATCCTATCAGCAACTTATCAACGTCAACATCCATTGACATAAAATCAATTTAGACTATCGCAGGTTACAAATCCCTCTTCGCTTTGAAAACTATCCTTCGAATCGGACGAGGTCACAGACCTCGCCCAACGATTCCATATGATAAAGTATATCCAGACGAGCGGGAGCAGACTCCACCAACGACCCCACCCGATAAAGTATATTACAACAATATCACAACTCAATTTCAATGCCCTACAAGAGCTCGTTCAAGCACAATAGAATCCGATTTATGGACCTTACTAAGAAATGAACTTAAACTTGAATATTGACTTATCACAGCTAAAGAATGCTGTAGTATGTCCTTGACTGTATCAGGGCGACTTGTTATAGGATAATTTGCAAGTTTTTCATTTATCTTCACATGAAGTCTTTCTGTTATACCATCAACTTGCTTTAATGTTGTGTTAATCCGTTCATGTCGTTCAAGTATCCCTCTTATAGCTTCCTTATCTATCTCAGCACATTCTCTACTATCAAACACGAACCATCCAATCAAAACCCCTATCAGAATTGAAGGAATAATAATAAGTGTTTTACTAAAGTATTTCATATAATTAATTTGTTTTTTTTAAGTACTGATTTTCTCCTTCTCTTTATTAAAATTAGGCGGAGTTTAGAATTTTTCAGCATTTGAGTTTTTCGCTTCAACCAATCGTCATTAACCGTTTTCAGATTTGAGGGTACCCTCCATTAACTCTTCTTACTTTTCTTTGCTTGCCCAAAGAAAAGTAAGGCAAAAGAAAAGGCCCCACGAATGCTGCGCGTCTCTGATAGTTTTGCTCTTAATCTGATCATTTGGTGCATCGCCTTACGCCGCGCCATTCGTGGACGCCCACCCGCCACGGCTGTCGGGGAACATTCACGGTTCATGTTATAGATTATGTTTCAGTCAGTCAAACGATGCAGGGTGCGTTGGAAGATCTTACCATGATAGAATGATGTTAAAGTGAATTTAAGAAAGGATTACAAATCCCTCTTCGCTCTGAAAACTATCCTTCGAATCGGACGAGGTCACAGACCTCGCCCAACATTCCCATATGATAAAGTATATCCAGACGAGCGGGAATATCCAGTATTCGCTACTGGAATGCAAGAATAATCATCCATATTCCTCCAACGAAAGAACCAATTATACCTGTCCAAATCAAAGTATCACCGTAACCATAATCCTTCCGAGATTTAAATTTTAAATTAAGCCTCAGAAAAATCAATGCACATAGAATGAAGAATAATCCTATCAGCAACTTATCAACGTCAACATCCATTGACATAAAATCAATTTAGACTATCGCAGGTTACAAATCCCTCTTCGCTCTGAAAACTATCCTTCGAATCGGACGATGTCATAGACCTCGCCCAACATTCCCACACTCGCCCAAACATTCACCTCACGCCGACTGCACTGCCCCACCCTTTCCCTCCATCCACATCTTCTCCTTCTCCAGCTGTCGCTGCTCTTCCTTGCGCTGCTCTATGATCTTCTCCAGGTCGTGCGGGAAGATCACCACAAAATCCGTATGATGCTCATGACTCTCATTCAACGTAATGTCTCCCCCCAGCTTCTCCGTCGCCAGCTTCGCCAGGTATAAACCTATGCCCCCTGTCTCCGACCGCTCCGATATCCGCACAAACATGTGAAAGATATTCTCCCTGCTGGTCTGCACAATGCCCGTACCATTGTCCATCACATGCGCCACCACCTTCCCGCCTTCCTCACGCACGTAGATCTTCACGAACGACTTCACATGATCCGACTCATTATAAAACTTAACGGCATTGTCGATCAGGTTCTCAAGAATAAGACGCACCATCTCCGCATCCGACACCAGCCTGACATCCGATGCCACCTCATATTCAATATTGATCTTGGGAGCAACGCCCTTCTTCATCTGCAACGTGAGGATATCCTGGATGATGGGTTCAAAGTGGATCTCCTCCGGCTTCAGCTCCGCATGGTTGATACGGTTGACGATCAGCAGACGCGTTAACACCGTGTTCAGCTTCTCGGCGGTGAGGTCCAGCTTGCCGAGGTAGGCCAGCGCCTTTTCATCTTTCACATCCATGATGGCGAGGTTGACCATGCCCTTGAGACTTGCCAGCGGTCCGCGGATATCATGGGATGTCTTATAGATAAAGTTGTCGAGCTCGTCGTTGACTTTCACAAGAGCTTCGTTGGTGTGGACGAGCTCTTTGGTTTTCGTCTGCACCTGGTGATCGAGCAGGTGGTTCTGATCTTCGATGACGGTTTTGGCGGAGGCGAGTGCGTGGTTGACAGATTGTATCTTCCGGAAGTTGAGGTAGATGACCACCCCGAGTACGGCGGTGAGGAGGATGACGGCCGCAAGCAGCCAGTTGAGCAGGCGTTGCTGCAAGATCACCTCTTCATTGAGTGCAAGGTTCTGATCTTTGGCGGCGATGATGGCCAGGTTCTCCCGCTGGGCAAACTGCGTCTGCACCTTGTTGAGGTTCTTGATCACGCTGACGGCATAGATGCTGTCTTTTAATCCAGAGTACTTCCGCTGGAAGAAGTTGGCCTTTTCGAAGTTGCCAGCTCTCGTATAATAATCAGCACTCAATTCATAAACACTGAGAAGACTTTCCTTGTAAGGCGTAACCTCATCAAGAGCATCTAATTGATTCAAGTATACAAAGGCTATTGCCAATTCATCAATTGCAAGATGAACACGAGTAAGTTCCACTAGGCTTTCAACCTGAAATCTCTGATTGCCCTCCTTTGTTGAAAGATGAAGAGATTCTTCAAAATATTTTTTCGCTTCCTCAAAATTCTTCAATCCTAAAAAAGAGGTTCCAAGACCAAATTTTCCAATAATAACGATCTTAGTATCGCAATCTGTGGAACACATTTTAAAAGCCTTATGAAAATACTCTTGTGCAAGCTTATAATCTACCAACCAATTGTAGCATAATCCAATATTCAGATATAATTCAATAATATCGAATGTATCTTTGGTCTCCTCCTTTAACTTAAGAGATTGGAGGTAATAATCCAGAGCCAATTCGAAGTTTCCCAGTTTATAATAAACCAACCCAATATTATTCAATGAGATGCTGATCTGTTTTTTATCTCCATCAGCCTCTCTCATTATTAAAGACTGAAAATGATACTCCAATGCTTTGTCATACTCAGCTTTAAAGGTATAGCCTAAAGCAAGGGAGTTTAGGATCAGTTTTGTTTCTTTATCAAAAAAATTTCTTTTTGATATTGGCAAAGTTTCTGTTAGAATTTCAATCGATTTATCAAGCTGATCAACACGTCTATAAAGCTGACCTGCTATTCTTCCAGATTTCACAATTCGCAAACTATCACCTTCTTTTTTAGCATAAGCGTTAGACGATCTTGCGTAGTCTAACGCCTTCAGATTATCAACATCAAAAAGTTCATACGCTAGACCCCATAATACATTGAATCTACTAGTATCGTGGACATTTGCTAACTCTTTTTTTAGGGAATCAATCTTAGCCTCTTGCCCAAAAGCAGCCACATGCGGAAGGATGAGACAGGATAAAACGATAAACAAAAAATGACTTTTTTGGTACACAGGTAATTTTTTACAAAATATTACATAGGACATATTTAGTTGGTTTTACAAATTTGACCAAACCAACATGAAACCTCAAATTAACAAAACCTAATCTCAACTCTATGAAAAAACTATTATTCATTATCGTTCTTCTTGTTATTAGTTCTTTTGCAATAACGTCCTGCACGGAACAAGAAATAAAACCTAAAGCAGGAGGTAATGGAGGTATTGGTTCAGATCCCAAATAATTTTATGAGAACGAAAATTCTACTTCTCATACTTGCCCTGATTATCTTCCTGGGGGCAACCAAAGTGGGGAAGACTCCTCAGACGGCTAAGAACAGGGATTCTGCAACGACACTAAACTATCAAGCCGGGACTTTAGGGGGTATTGTTTCTGAAGATCATTAAACAAAATCAAGTAAGCCATTCACTATAATCGGATGGCTTACTTGATTTTATTGTTAAAGTGATATCGATTAACATATCCAATTAACCTCTGCGTCATTGATTCCGCTTCTTTAAAGTAAATTATCTTTTCTTCTGGCAAATCCATTTTTGCGGCTTCTGATAAACCTTTGATTGTCGCCAAGGAAGAGTTTAGGTCATTCGAAACAAGACTTAATATATGGGCTTGCTCGTCATGAGCGTGCTTAAGATCATTCCTATTCTTTTCCAGTTCAATAGTTCTTTCTTTAACTTTTTGATCAAGTAAAATATTTATCCTTTGTTTGATTCTATTTCTTCGAAATAATATTATCAACAGGCCTGTTACAAGCAATCCAATAACAGAGATCATTACAATTAAAATTTTTTGTTGAGATAATGATTCTTCTTGCAGTTTTAATATACGACCTTGTGATTCAATTTGTCCAAGATTTTCTCGTTCACTCATTTTAGCCTGAACTTTAAATAAATCTCTATTTATCTCTTCACTTAACCTTTTATCTCTTAACTCCGAGTACTTAATAAAGTACAAGTTTGAAACTGTCGAATTTTTAACTTTGTCATAGTATACAGCATTCGATCGATAGATACTAGCCAATAATTCTGGATATTGATCTTTTTGCGATATTTGATCAATCGAGTCCAAATAAATCTTTGATTTAGCAAAATTGTTAGTCTCTAAGAAAAGAGTTATTAAACCTATCAAATTTTCCAATTGATGTCTTCTCGAGCCTTCTCTTATTGATATTTCTAGAGATTTTTCAAAATGCATCTGAGATTCATGATAAGATTTTTTCGCAAGCCAAAAATATCCAAGACCAAATTCCCTTGCCATAACTACGTTATAACTGCAGTTAGGATAGCAAATAATATTTGCTTGATCAAAGTATTTTTTTGATTCGTTATACTCTTTAAGTTCACCGTAACAAAGACCAATGTTAATAAATATTAAATCTAAGCTTGTCGAATCACTAATTTCTTCCTTTAATTTGACCGATTTTAAAAAATACTCTAGCGCTAGACTATAATTCTCTATTCTAAAATAAACTATTCCAATGTTGTTTAGAGAGACACTAATTTCCCTTTTGTCTCCCTCAAATTCCCTCATCACCAAAGATTGAAAATTATAATCTAGAGCCTTGGTGTACTCAGATCGTTCCACATGCGCAGTAGCTAAAGCATTTAGAATAATCTTCAGTTCCTTTTTCAATTTATGACGTTTTGCCATGAACAACACTGAATTGAGAACATCAATAGCATCTTCTACTCTATCAACCCTCCTTAGCAGCTGGCCATAGATTCTGCCTGATTTAACTATACTCAATGTGTCGCGATGAATTAAAGCAAATTCATGAGCCTGTGACGCGTAGTCTAAAGCTTGAAAATTGTCCACGTCAAAAAGCTCGTACGCAAGACCCCAAAGGATATCAAAGCGATTTGCCTCTTTATTATTCGTCAGTTCATTTTTTAATGAATCAATACGCGGATTCTGAGCCTGCAAGAATTGAATCATCAGGTTAAAAAAAATGAAACCGCAAAATAGTTGCGTTTTTTTCATTTAAATTACTGTTCGAAATGAAAGGGTGACATTGTAATTATAATTAAAAGTTAATAAAAATGTTTTACTTATTTAAGTCCAAAACATCTTTTGAGGCTGAAGTATCTCGACAAGCCATGGAAATTTGTGAACAGGCTATTAACGAAATGGGGGCTGAAATACATGATGATCTCATTCAAAAAATCTCCGTGTTTAGGCTTTACCTCGACCGGCTTGATCGCTCTAAGGAAAATAAAAGAGAAGTGGATTCTCTTATTGTTGGAATGAATGCTGACTTTGAGGAAATAGTTCAATCTATTCGTCGCATCTCTCGAAGATTGCTGCCTGCTAAAATGGAAGATGATTCCTTTCAAAAAGGGATCATTATGCTCTGCCAGAATCTTGAACGTCCTGGCGGAGGAACTATTCACTTTGAGAATGTTGGTCAAGAACAAAAAATACCTGAACTCGCAGAGATTTATCTTTTCAGGATTATACAGGAACTGATACATAACGCACTTAAGCACTCTTCTGCATGGCATGTCTGGATTCGACTGCAATGGCTTGAAAATAAAGTCATAATTGAAGTTGAGGATGATGGGACAGGGTTCTCCA
It contains:
- a CDS encoding tetratricopeptide repeat-containing sensor histidine kinase; amino-acid sequence: MFIVLSCLILPHVAAFGQEAKIDSLKKELANVHDTSRFNVLWGLAYELFDVDNLKALDYARSSNAYAKKEGDSLRIVKSGRIAGQLYRRVDQLDKSIEILTETLPISKRNFFDKETKLILNSLALGYTFKAEYDKALEYHFQSLIMREADGDKKQISISLNNIGLVYYKLGNFELALDYYLQSLKLKEETKDTFDIIELYLNIGLCYNWLVDYKLAQEYFHKAFKMCSTDCDTKIVIIGKFGLGTSFLGLKNFEEAKKYFEESLHLSTKEGNQRFQVESLVELTRVHLAIDELAIAFVYLNQLDALDEVTPYKESLLSVYELSADYYTRAGNFEKANFFQRKYSGLKDSIYAVSVIKNLNKVQTQFAQRENLAIIAAKDQNLALNEEVILQQRLLNWLLAAVILLTAVLGVVIYLNFRKIQSVNHALASAKTVIEDQNHLLDHQVQTKTKELVHTNEALVKVNDELDNFIYKTSHDIRGPLASLKGMVNLAIMDVKDEKALAYLGKLDLTAEKLNTVLTRLLIVNRINHAELKPEEIHFEPIIQDILTLQMKKGVAPKINIEYEVASDVRLVSDAEMVRLILENLIDNAVKFYNESDHVKSFVKIYVREEGGKVVAHVMDNGTGIVQTSRENIFHMFVRISERSETGGIGLYLAKLATEKLGGDITLNESHEHHTDFVVIFPHDLEKIIEQRKEEQRQLEKEKMWMEGKGGAVQSA
- a CDS encoding tetratricopeptide repeat protein, with the translated sequence MKKTQLFCGFIFFNLMIQFLQAQNPRIDSLKNELTNNKEANRFDILWGLAYELFDVDNFQALDYASQAHEFALIHRDTLSIVKSGRIYGQLLRRVDRVEDAIDVLNSVLFMAKRHKLKKELKIILNALATAHVERSEYTKALDYNFQSLVMREFEGDKREISVSLNNIGIVYFRIENYSLALEYFLKSVKLKEEISDSTSLDLIFINIGLCYGELKEYNESKKYFDQANIICYPNCSYNVVMAREFGLGYFWLAKKSYHESQMHFEKSLEISIREGSRRHQLENLIGLITLFLETNNFAKSKIYLDSIDQISQKDQYPELLASIYRSNAVYYDKVKNSTVSNLYFIKYSELRDKRLSEEINRDLFKVQAKMSERENLGQIESQGRILKLQEESLSQQKILIVMISVIGLLVTGLLIILFRRNRIKQRINILLDQKVKERTIELEKNRNDLKHAHDEQAHILSLVSNDLNSSLATIKGLSEAAKMDLPEEKIIYFKEAESMTQRLIGYVNRYHFNNKIK